From Posidoniimonas polymericola, a single genomic window includes:
- a CDS encoding acetate/propionate family kinase — protein sequence MRVLVINCGSSSIKHRSYDMPAEQQVGGGAVEGIGTADGPASHDAGIEAVCSQSDTAPDIIAHRVVHGGDRFSGAALVTPDALAAIAELEPLAPLHNPANLLGVRITTQRFPNVPQVVVFDTAFHQTIPQYASQYAIPRDLAERYGIKKYGFHGTSHRWASERAAAMLSRPVGELKAVVLHLGAGASACAVNGGKSVDTSMGFTPLAGLIMATRAGDIDPGVLTFLAREGGLTPDQIDALLNRESGLKGLAGDPDLRNVIARAEDGDAVAQLALDAYVYRIARTVGGYLVALDGLDALVFTGGVGERSAVVRAAVCERLAILGVTLDAQKNAVGLTENDSRIEAVGSRVAVCIVAANEELQIAREAAACIGG from the coding sequence ATGAGGGTCCTCGTCATCAACTGCGGAAGCTCATCCATCAAGCACCGCAGTTACGACATGCCAGCCGAGCAGCAGGTTGGCGGCGGCGCGGTGGAGGGTATCGGTACAGCCGACGGGCCCGCGAGCCACGACGCCGGGATCGAGGCGGTCTGCTCGCAATCGGACACCGCGCCAGACATCATCGCCCACCGTGTGGTCCACGGCGGCGACCGGTTCAGCGGGGCCGCCCTCGTTACCCCCGACGCGCTGGCGGCGATCGCCGAACTAGAGCCGCTCGCACCGCTGCACAACCCCGCCAACCTGCTCGGCGTCCGCATCACGACCCAGCGGTTCCCCAACGTCCCGCAGGTCGTGGTTTTCGACACCGCCTTCCACCAGACCATCCCCCAGTACGCTTCGCAGTACGCGATCCCCCGCGACCTGGCGGAGCGGTACGGGATCAAGAAGTACGGCTTCCATGGGACTTCGCACCGCTGGGCATCCGAGAGGGCGGCCGCGATGCTCTCCAGGCCGGTAGGCGAGCTCAAGGCCGTGGTGCTCCACCTCGGCGCCGGGGCAAGCGCGTGCGCGGTAAACGGCGGCAAGTCGGTCGACACCTCGATGGGCTTCACGCCGCTGGCGGGTCTCATCATGGCGACCCGCGCCGGCGACATCGACCCCGGGGTGCTCACCTTCCTCGCCCGCGAGGGCGGGCTGACTCCCGACCAGATCGATGCTTTGCTCAATCGCGAGAGCGGGCTCAAGGGACTCGCCGGCGACCCCGACCTGAGGAATGTGATCGCGCGGGCCGAAGACGGTGACGCCGTCGCCCAACTGGCGTTGGACGCCTACGTCTACCGCATTGCGCGCACGGTAGGCGGCTACCTGGTCGCGCTCGACGGCCTCGACGCCCTGGTTTTCACCGGCGGCGTCGGCGAACGCAGCGCGGTGGTGCGAGCGGCGGTCTGCGAGCGGTTGGCGATCTTGGGCGTCACGCTGGACGCGCAAAAGAACGCGGTTGGCCTAACCGAGAACGACAGCCGCATCGAAGCCGTCGGCAGCCGGGTCGCGGTCTGCATCGTGGCGGCGAACGAAGAGCTGCAGATCGCCCGCGAGGCGGCCGCCTGCATCGGCGGGTAG
- the pta gene encoding phosphate acetyltransferase yields MSNSAYVLAYEPRSGKSLVVLGMMEILSRRVERLAYFRPLVSGDPADNAHIQLVRDRYRIKATPEQMVGMRLDRAQQLIADGQKDILFGELLNRYHALARDAEFILCEGTDYSGLGASFEFEFNAGLAIHLRCPIVLVGSAAGRSVAETMRTLRTARASLEQLGDTVAATFVNRASAAQAEEIRAELDLHPETDGPSWVLPETPALARPTVAQVAAAVGAEWLHDPGDAAQRDIATYRVAAMQLPNALSRTAEGSLIITPGDRADILVGAIASVISEGFATPAAVLLTGGLEPPPAVMRLLDGMRRWLPPILLVEGDTFTAAMGVEGTQAVLTADNTPKIAAALGAFESSVDIEALLKRVAVARSERVTPLMFENDLIEKARRDRKTIVLPEGSDDRVLRAAAVLARREVASLVLLGKPEEIATRAATLGVDLLTTKIIDPVSSPDRQHYAEVFYEARKHKGVTLQDALDQVEDVNCFGTIMVHLGDADGMVSGAAHTTAQTIRPALQIIRTAKGVSVVSSVFLMCLPDRVLVYGDCAVNPDPTPAELADIAIGSAATAAQFGVPPRVAMLSYSTGDSGSGAAVEKVREATRIARERAPNLSIEGPMQYDAAIDPSVAASKLPGSSVAGKATVFIFPDLDSGNNTYKAVQRSASAVAIGPVLQGLRKPVNDLSRGCTVADIVNTVAITAIQAQAGAGAAE; encoded by the coding sequence ATGTCAAACTCTGCCTACGTCCTCGCCTACGAGCCCCGCAGCGGCAAGTCGCTCGTGGTCCTTGGCATGATGGAGATCCTTTCCCGGCGTGTCGAGCGACTCGCCTACTTCCGGCCTCTCGTCAGTGGCGACCCCGCGGACAACGCCCACATCCAGCTGGTGCGGGACCGCTACCGTATCAAGGCCACCCCCGAGCAGATGGTCGGGATGCGGCTGGACCGCGCCCAGCAGCTCATTGCCGACGGGCAGAAGGATATCCTGTTTGGCGAACTGCTGAACCGCTACCACGCCCTAGCCCGCGACGCAGAATTTATCCTCTGCGAGGGGACCGACTACTCGGGGCTCGGCGCTTCGTTTGAGTTCGAGTTCAACGCCGGCCTGGCCATCCATTTGCGGTGCCCGATCGTCCTGGTCGGCTCGGCGGCGGGCCGGTCCGTGGCGGAAACCATGCGGACTCTGCGGACCGCCCGCGCTTCGCTCGAGCAGCTCGGCGACACAGTCGCAGCGACCTTCGTGAACCGCGCCTCGGCGGCGCAGGCAGAAGAGATCCGGGCGGAGCTCGACCTCCATCCGGAAACCGACGGGCCCTCCTGGGTGCTGCCCGAGACGCCCGCCCTTGCGCGGCCCACGGTCGCCCAGGTTGCCGCAGCCGTTGGCGCCGAGTGGCTGCACGACCCGGGCGACGCGGCCCAACGCGATATCGCGACTTACCGCGTCGCCGCGATGCAGCTTCCCAACGCGCTGTCGCGGACGGCGGAGGGATCACTCATCATCACCCCCGGCGACCGGGCGGACATCCTGGTCGGAGCGATCGCCTCGGTCATCAGCGAGGGCTTCGCGACGCCCGCGGCGGTGCTCCTGACCGGCGGGCTGGAGCCGCCGCCAGCGGTTATGCGGCTGCTCGACGGAATGCGGCGGTGGCTGCCGCCGATCCTCCTGGTCGAGGGGGACACCTTCACCGCCGCGATGGGGGTCGAGGGAACGCAGGCGGTGCTGACCGCGGACAACACCCCGAAGATTGCCGCGGCGCTGGGAGCGTTTGAGAGCAGCGTCGATATCGAGGCCCTGCTGAAGCGCGTCGCGGTCGCGCGATCGGAACGCGTCACGCCGCTGATGTTCGAGAACGACCTCATCGAGAAGGCGCGTCGCGACCGCAAGACGATCGTGCTCCCCGAGGGGTCCGACGACCGCGTGCTCCGCGCCGCGGCCGTGCTGGCTCGCCGCGAGGTCGCCTCGCTGGTCTTGCTCGGCAAGCCAGAAGAGATCGCAACCCGCGCCGCGACGCTGGGCGTCGACCTGCTGACGACCAAGATCATCGATCCCGTCTCGTCTCCGGACCGCCAGCACTACGCCGAGGTGTTCTACGAAGCGAGGAAGCACAAGGGGGTCACGCTGCAGGATGCGCTCGACCAGGTCGAAGACGTCAACTGTTTTGGGACAATCATGGTCCACCTCGGCGACGCCGACGGCATGGTTTCCGGCGCCGCCCACACCACCGCCCAGACGATTCGGCCAGCGCTGCAGATCATTCGCACCGCCAAGGGGGTGTCGGTGGTGTCGAGCGTGTTCCTGATGTGCCTGCCCGACCGGGTGCTGGTCTACGGTGACTGCGCGGTGAACCCCGACCCGACGCCCGCCGAGCTCGCCGACATCGCTATCGGATCCGCCGCAACCGCGGCCCAGTTTGGGGTGCCGCCGCGGGTGGCGATGCTCTCCTACTCCACCGGCGACTCCGGCAGCGGTGCCGCGGTCGAGAAGGTCCGGGAGGCGACGCGGATCGCCCGCGAGCGGGCGCCCAACCTGTCGATCGAGGGTCCCATGCAGTACGACGCCGCGATCGACCCGAGCGTAGCGGCCTCGAAGCTGCCCGGCAGCAGCGTCGCCGGCAAAGCCACGGTCTTTATCTTCCCGGACCTCGATTCGGGCAACAACACCTACAAGGCCGTGCAGCGGTCGGCCAGCGCTGTCGCCATCGGCCCGGTGCTGCAGGGACTCCGCAAACCGGTGAACGATCTGAGCCGCGGGTGCACGGTAGCCGACATCGTGAACACCGTTGCGATCACCGCGATTCAGGCCCAGGCGGGGGCGGGGGCGGCAGAATGA